Proteins from a genomic interval of Medicago truncatula cultivar Jemalong A17 chromosome 3, MtrunA17r5.0-ANR, whole genome shotgun sequence:
- the LOC11443561 gene encoding B3 domain-containing protein At1g49475, with amino-acid sequence MARRNSTLPIRFFKIILQTNLHRIQIPNKFTRRYGVHLSNPVLIKPPDGTKWKVYWKKINGEIWFEKGWKYFTENYSLGHGSLVVFEYKRTSKFDVHIFGRNAVEIDYSSCDSDDENDNVDHSDDDESVEILDEWLNWKKAKQRSPFVSPRPHKKVRGDDEKTTKRTSSINWPKDVRAQKVAQNFISNNPFFTILIKPNHIADSQLFVPLDLKGIIENKEKNVLLQIGKKSWNVKLLRYSEILNGRRLSAG; translated from the exons ATGGCTAGAAGAAATTCTACTCTCCCCATCCGTTTCTTCAAGATCATCCTCCAAACTAATCTTCATAGGATT CAAATACCAAATAAGTTTACTAGGAGATATGGAGTTCATTTATCAAATCCAGTGTTGATAAAGCCTCCTGATGGCACTAAATGGAAAGTTTATTGGAAAAAAATCAATGGCGAGATTTGGTTTGAAAAGGGTTGGAAATATTTTACTGAAAATTACTCTCTTGGACATGGCTCTTTGGTTGTGTTTGAATATAAAAGAACTTCCAAGTTTGATGTACACATTTTTGGCCGGAATGCAGTAGAAATAGATTATTCTTCATGTGACAGTGATGATGAAAATGACAATGTTGATcatagtgatgatgatgaatcagTTGAGATTTTGGACGAATGGCTTAATTGGAAGAAGGCTAAACAAAGATCACCTTTCGTTTCTCCTCGACCACATAAAAAAGTTCgag GTGATGATGAGAAGACTACTAAAAGAACTTCATCAATAAATTGGCCAAAGGATGTTAGAGCTCAGAAAGTAGCTCAAAATTTCATCTCAAACAATCCTTTTTTCACAATTCTCATAAAACCTAACCATATAGCAGATAGTCAGCTG TTTGTACCTTTAGATTTAAAAGGGATTATTGAGAACAAAGAGAAGAATGTTCTTCTGCAGATTGGGAAAAAATCATGGAATGTGAAATTGCTCCGTTATTCCGAGATTTTAAATGGTCGCCGCCTATCGGCCGGTTGA
- the LOC11440147 gene encoding B3 domain-containing transcription factor VRN1, with translation MAREDSILPILFFKIILQTNLQRIQLPNKFTRKHGVGLSNPVLIKLPDGTGWKVYWKKINGEMWFEKGWKTFTENYSLEHGCLVMFEYKGTSKFDVVILGQNAVEIDYDSSSDTNDENDNVDHSDDDESVEILDEWLNRKKARQRSPFISTRPHKKVRGDHEKTTKRTSSINWPKNARAQEVAQNFISCNPFFTVLINPNDLEANQLSVPDLKGVIENKDTNVMLLIGKRSWNVKLLRCYEGKYNRRLSAGWHLFLTESGLKSGDVCVFELINKKDLVFKVHVY, from the exons ATGGCTAGGGAAGATTCTATCCTCcccatccttttcttcaagatCATCCTCCAAACTAATCTTCAAAGGATT CAATTACCAAATAAGTTTACTAGGAAACATGGAGTTGGTCTATCTAATCCAGTGTTGATCAAGCTTCCTGATGGCACTGGATGGAAAGTTTATTGGAAAAAAATCAATGGCGAGATGTGGTTTGAAAAGGGTTGGAAAACTTTTACTGAAAATTACTCTCTTGAACATGGCTGTTTGGTGATGTTTGAATATAAAGGAACTTCCAAGTTTGATGTAGTAATACTTGGCCAGAATGCAGTAGAAATAGATTATGATTCTTCAAGTGACACTAATGATGAAAATGACAATGTTGATcatagtgatgatgatgaatcagTTGAGATTTTGGATGAATGGCTTAATCGGAAGAAGGCTAGACAAAGATCACCTTTTATTTCTACTCGACCACATAAGAAAGTTCgag GAGATCATGAGAAGACTACTAAAAGAACTTCATCAATAAACTGGCCGAAGAATGCTAGAGCTCAGGAAGTAGCTCAAAATTTCATCTCATGCAATCCTTTCTTTACAGTTCTCATAAACCCGAATGATCTGGAAGCAAATCAACTG TCTGTACCAGATTTAAAAGGGGTTATTGAGAACAAGGACACAAATGTGATGCTGCTGATTGGGAAAAGATCATGGAATGTGAAATTACTTCGTTGTTATGAGGGAAAATATAACCGTCGCCTTTCTGCTGGCTGGCACTTGTTTTTAACTGAAAGTGGACTGAAATCAGGAGATGTTTGTGTCTTTGAATTGATAAACAAGAAAGATTTGGTTTTTAAAGTTCATGTTTACTAA
- the LOC11438033 gene encoding B3 domain-containing transcription factor VRN1 yields the protein MARGKTTLPFRFFKIILQTNLQRIKIPNEFTRRHGVGLSNPVLIKPPDGTKWKVYWKKINGEIWFEKGWKTFTENYSLGHGFLVLFNYEEGTSKFLVHILGKNAVEIDYDENVDHSDDESCQILDEWPNQKTGRRPPLDSPRPRKKVRGEIKKTTERTTSLNWPMGARAREVAAKFISSNPFFTILIKPNHLVETRLCVPNLEGVIENKEKYVVLQIGKRSWNVKLLRYYEAKNGRHLSAGWSLFASESGLQSGDVCVFELTNKQDLVFKIHVL from the exons ATGGCTAGAGGAAAAACTACCCTGCCATTTCGTTTCTTCAAGATCATCCTCCAAACAAATCTTCAAAGGATT AAAATACCAAATGAGTTTACAAGGAGACATGGAGTTGGTCTGTCAAATCCAGTGTTGATCAAGCCTCCTGATGGAACTAAATGGAAAGTTTATTGGAAAAAAATCAATGGTGAGATTTGGTTCGAAAAGGGTTGGAAAACTTTTACTGAAAATTACTCTCTTGGACATGGGTTTTtggtgttgtttaattatgaaGAAGGAACTTCTAAGTTCCTTGTACACATACTTGGCAAGAATGCAGTAGAAATAGACTATGATGAAAATGTTGATCATAGTGATGATGAATCATGTCAAATTTTGGATGAATGGCCAAATCAAAAGACTGGAAGGAGGCCACCATTAGATTCCCCTCGACCACGTAAGAAAGTTAGAG GTGAGATTAAGAAGACTACTGAAAGAACTACATCATTGAATTGGCCTATGGGAGCTAGAGCTCGAGAAGTAGCTGCAAAATTCATCTCAAGCAATCCTTTTTTCACAATTCTCATAAAGCCTAATCATCTGGTAGAAACTCGGCTG TGTGTACCAAATTTAGAAGGGGTTATTGAGAACAAAGAGAAGTATGTGGTTCTGCAGATTGGGAAAAGATCATGGAATGTGAAATTGCTCCGTTATTACGAGGCTAAAAATGGTCGCCACCTATCAGCAGGTTGGTCCTTGTTTGCAAGTGAAAGTGGACTGCAATCGGGAGATGTTTGTGTCTTTGAACTGACAAACAAGCaagatttagtttttaaaattcatgttttataa
- the LOC11438683 gene encoding B3 domain-containing protein At3g18960 translates to MARGNSIRFFKIILQTNLHRIQIPSKFTKRHGVGLSNPVVIKTPDDTKWKVYWKKINGEIWFEKGWKTFTENYSLGHGCLVVFEYKGTFKFDVVILGKNALEIDYDTSCDSDDENDNVDHSDDDESVEILDEWLNRKKARQRSPFVSSRPHKKVQGDDEKTTKRTSSMNWPKDVRAQEVAQNFISCNPFFTILIKPINLVEHTRSVPDLKGVIENKDTNVMLLIGKRSWNVKLLRSYEGKNGRRLSAGWYLFARESGLKSGDVCVFELINKKDLVFKIHVY, encoded by the exons ATGGCTAGAGGAAATTCTATCcgtttcttcaaaatcatccttCAAACTAATCTTCATAGGATT CAAATACCAAGTAAGTTTACAAAGAGACATGGAGTTGGTCTATCAAATCCAGTGGTGATAAAGACTCCTGATGACACTAAATGGAAAGTTTATTGGAAAAAAATCAATGGTGAGATTTGGTTTGAAAAGGGTTGGAAAACTTTTACTGAAAATTACTCTCTTGGACATGGTTGCTTGGTGGTGTTTGAATATAAAGGAACTTTCAAGTTTGATGTAGTAATACTTGGCAAGAATGCATTAGAAATAGACTATGATACTTCATGTGACAGTGATGATGAAAATGACAATGTTGATcatagtgatgatgatgaatcagTTGAGATTTTGGATGAATGGCTTAATCGGAAGAAGGCTAGACAAAGATCACCTTTTGTTTCTTCTCGACCACATAAGAAAGTTCaag GTGATGATGAGAAGACTACTAAAAGAACTTCATCAATGAATTGGCCAAAGGATGTTAGAGCTCAGGAAGTTGCTCAAAATTTCATCTCATGCAATCCATTTTTCACAATTCTCATCAAGCCAATTAATCTGGTAGAACATACTCGG TCTGTACCAGATTTAAAAGGGGTTATTGAGAACAAGGACACAAATGTGATGCTGCTGATTGGGAAAAGATCATGGAATGTGAAACTACTTCGTTCTTATGAGGGCAAAAATGGCCGTCGCCTTTCCGCGGGCTGGTACTTATTTGCAAGAGAAAGTGGACTGAAATCAGGAGATGTTTGTGTCTTTGAATTGATAAACAAGAAAGATTTGGTTTTTAAAATTCATGTTTACTAA